One Nitrospira sp. DNA window includes the following coding sequences:
- a CDS encoding Glycogen phosphorylase: MSIDRADDNPLSRHAQREVEGFECLAELALDLRSCWNHGADDVWRQLDPMLWECTHNPWVVLQAVSRDRLRRMSADPAFRKQVETLVQARRHAANASAWFQAAHPQSPLTCVAYFSMEFMLSEALPIYSGGLGNVAGDQLKAASDLGVPVVGVGLLYQQGYFRQMIDKDGAQQALFPYNDPGQLPISPLRQANGEWLRLEIALPGYSIWLRAWEVQVGRVRLYLLDSNDAANFPAHRGITSELYGGGPELRLKQELLLGLGGWRLLEALNLRPEVCHLNEGHAAFAILERARSFMEASGHPFDVALAATRAGNLFTTHTAVAAGFDRFAPALIEQYLGRYAKNQLAIPLRDLLALGRQNPNDASEPFNMAYLAIRGSGAVNGVSRVHGQVSRRLFRALFRRWPEAAVPVRHVTNGVHMPSWDSAAADALWTEFCGKNRWLGTMECLEAAIRGIPEARLWQFRNAARNALISYARERLSRQLAASGASPADLERVRQMFDPDALTLGFARRFATYKRPNLLLHQPERLHRLLTDSQRPVQLIMAGKAHPADQAGQALIQEWIQFIRRPETRPHVIYLSDYDMVLAEQLVQGVDVWINTPRRPWEASGTSGMKVLVNGGLNLSELDGWWAEAYHPDVGWALGDGRDHGDDLAWDAIEADALYDLLEREVIPEFYRRDEHGVPTGWVNRIRESMARLTPRFSTNRVVREYTEQHYLPAAAAYRERTAEKGGVGKRLAEWKQILNEKWLGLRFGDVKVQTTVAQHIFEAEVYFNNLDPDAVRVELYADGINGSSPIREEMTRVRRLASESGGAIYRASVSAARFATDYTVRVIPYHAGVAVPLEVDLILWQR; this comes from the coding sequence GTGAGTATAGACAGGGCTGACGACAACCCCCTCTCCAGGCATGCACAGAGGGAGGTCGAAGGATTCGAGTGCCTGGCTGAGTTGGCCTTGGATCTGCGTTCGTGCTGGAACCATGGCGCCGATGACGTATGGCGGCAGCTGGATCCCATGTTGTGGGAATGTACACACAACCCCTGGGTCGTCCTGCAAGCGGTGTCCCGAGACCGGTTGCGGCGGATGTCGGCCGATCCCGCCTTCCGCAAGCAGGTCGAGACGCTCGTGCAAGCGAGGCGACACGCGGCGAACGCTTCTGCGTGGTTTCAGGCCGCCCACCCACAATCGCCTCTGACCTGCGTGGCCTATTTCAGCATGGAATTCATGTTGAGCGAAGCGTTACCCATTTATTCTGGCGGACTGGGCAATGTGGCTGGTGATCAGCTCAAAGCCGCCAGCGATCTGGGCGTGCCCGTGGTCGGCGTGGGGCTGCTCTACCAGCAAGGCTATTTTCGGCAGATGATCGATAAGGACGGCGCGCAACAGGCGCTCTTTCCTTACAACGATCCCGGGCAATTGCCGATCTCGCCGTTGCGCCAGGCGAACGGCGAGTGGTTGCGATTGGAGATCGCGCTGCCCGGTTACTCGATTTGGCTGCGCGCCTGGGAGGTCCAGGTCGGTCGAGTACGGCTGTATCTGCTGGACAGCAATGATGCGGCGAATTTCCCGGCTCACCGAGGCATTACCAGCGAGCTGTACGGAGGCGGGCCGGAGTTGCGGCTGAAACAAGAATTGCTGCTCGGCCTCGGGGGCTGGCGGCTGCTGGAGGCACTGAATCTCCGACCGGAAGTCTGCCATCTGAATGAGGGTCATGCCGCCTTTGCCATATTGGAACGCGCCCGCAGTTTCATGGAGGCCTCCGGGCACCCCTTCGACGTCGCATTGGCCGCCACGCGAGCAGGGAACCTCTTCACCACGCATACGGCGGTGGCCGCCGGTTTTGATCGGTTCGCTCCGGCGCTCATCGAGCAATACCTCGGTCGGTATGCCAAGAACCAGCTCGCCATTCCCCTGCGCGACTTGCTGGCACTGGGCCGCCAGAATCCGAACGACGCGTCGGAACCATTCAACATGGCCTATTTGGCGATCCGAGGGAGCGGGGCGGTCAATGGTGTGAGTCGTGTGCATGGACAGGTGAGCCGCCGTCTCTTTCGCGCTCTTTTTCGCCGCTGGCCGGAAGCCGCCGTGCCTGTCCGGCATGTGACCAACGGAGTCCATATGCCGAGCTGGGACTCTGCAGCAGCCGACGCACTGTGGACGGAATTCTGCGGAAAGAACCGCTGGCTGGGCACGATGGAATGTCTGGAGGCGGCGATTCGCGGAATCCCGGAGGCTCGACTGTGGCAATTCCGCAATGCCGCCCGCAATGCCCTCATCAGCTATGCCCGCGAACGATTGTCTCGCCAATTGGCGGCCTCCGGGGCGTCGCCTGCGGACTTGGAGAGGGTTAGGCAGATGTTTGATCCCGACGCGTTGACGCTGGGTTTTGCTCGTCGCTTCGCCACCTATAAGCGTCCCAATCTGTTGCTGCACCAGCCGGAGCGGCTCCATCGTTTGTTGACAGATTCCCAGCGCCCGGTACAGCTCATCATGGCTGGCAAGGCCCACCCCGCAGACCAGGCCGGGCAGGCCTTGATTCAAGAATGGATCCAGTTTATCCGGCGGCCCGAGACGCGTCCCCATGTGATCTACCTCAGTGACTACGACATGGTGCTGGCCGAACAGCTGGTGCAGGGGGTGGATGTCTGGATCAACACGCCACGGCGACCGTGGGAGGCCAGCGGCACAAGCGGCATGAAAGTGTTGGTCAATGGCGGTCTCAATCTGTCGGAGTTGGATGGGTGGTGGGCCGAAGCCTATCACCCCGATGTGGGGTGGGCATTAGGCGATGGCCGGGACCATGGGGACGATCTCGCATGGGACGCGATCGAAGCCGATGCCCTCTACGACCTGCTCGAACGCGAGGTGATCCCGGAATTTTATCGCCGCGACGAGCACGGCGTTCCCACCGGTTGGGTCAACCGAATACGGGAGAGCATGGCACGGTTGACACCCAGGTTTTCGACGAACCGTGTCGTGCGGGAATATACCGAGCAACATTACCTTCCGGCTGCAGCCGCCTACCGTGAGCGCACGGCCGAGAAGGGGGGCGTGGGCAAGCGCCTTGCCGAGTGGAAGCAGATCTTGAACGAGAAATGGCTCGGGCTGCGCTTCGGCGACGTGAAGGTACAGACCACTGTCGCACAGCATATCTTTGAGGCAGAAGTGTATTTCAATAACCTCGATCCGGACGCCGTGCGGGTTGAGTTGTATGCCGATGGGATCAACGGCAGCAGTCCGATCCGGGAGGAGATGACGCGTGTTCGCCGACTGGCCAGCGAATCAGGGGGGGCGATCTATCGCGCATCGGTCTCGGCAGCCCGTTTCGCAACGGACTATACGGTGCGCGTCATCCCGTACCATGCCGGTGTGGCGGTGCCCCTCGAAGTCGATCTCATTCTCTGGCAGCGGTGA
- a CDS encoding DEAD/DEAH box helicase domain protein yields MTTEELERLLLQQPVSLLHRLARGRIGRHFRSGKRKLVEQLLRATPENRPGLESDLTTLIEDQSRHRPALAEKLPPPPAQPPRASAHSAPRPHKAEEQGHHHEPPVSLHEWLSGIGVPPAQPFVPDTWQVEALAHLAETDVVVSVPTGSGKTYVAIEAATRAMRENRTVIYTSPLKALSNTKFTEFSRLFGPGQVGILTGDRRENAQASLLIMTTEILRNLLYDAAGGEIDIRLDTLGLVIMDESQYLADPERGVVWEETLIFCPSQARLLLLSASIGNPQDIADWLTAIRPTPCSLIRHTKRSVPLRAGYLHPNEKLTPLFRTAGIPYGQPHLLHPEAKRLFAEYEEETGPSRSR; encoded by the coding sequence ATGACCACCGAGGAACTCGAGCGGCTGTTACTCCAACAACCGGTTTCCCTCCTGCACCGGCTGGCGCGAGGGCGGATCGGCCGCCACTTCCGTTCCGGTAAACGCAAGCTCGTCGAACAACTCTTGCGTGCAACGCCGGAGAATCGCCCGGGCCTGGAGTCCGACCTGACCACCCTTATCGAAGATCAGTCGCGTCACCGGCCGGCGCTGGCCGAAAAACTCCCGCCGCCTCCAGCGCAACCGCCAAGAGCGTCTGCCCACAGTGCGCCGCGCCCTCATAAAGCCGAAGAACAGGGCCATCACCACGAACCGCCCGTCTCGCTCCATGAATGGCTGTCTGGGATCGGCGTGCCCCCGGCGCAACCATTCGTGCCGGACACTTGGCAGGTGGAAGCCCTCGCGCACCTCGCCGAGACCGACGTCGTCGTGAGCGTGCCGACGGGAAGCGGAAAGACCTATGTGGCCATCGAGGCCGCGACGCGCGCCATGCGCGAGAACCGCACCGTCATTTACACGTCGCCGCTGAAGGCGCTCTCGAACACGAAATTTACGGAGTTCTCGCGCCTGTTCGGACCGGGACAAGTGGGAATCCTCACCGGCGACCGCCGCGAAAACGCCCAGGCGTCCCTGCTCATCATGACCACGGAAATTTTACGGAATCTGCTCTACGATGCGGCCGGAGGGGAGATCGACATTCGCCTGGACACGTTGGGGCTGGTGATCATGGACGAATCGCAGTACCTGGCGGATCCGGAACGAGGCGTAGTATGGGAGGAGACCTTGATCTTCTGTCCGTCGCAGGCCCGGCTGCTGCTCCTGTCCGCCTCCATCGGCAATCCGCAGGATATCGCCGACTGGTTGACCGCCATCCGTCCTACGCCCTGCAGTCTCATCCGCCATACGAAGCGCTCCGTACCGCTTCGCGCCGGCTACCTTCACCCGAACGAAAAATTGACGCCGCTGTTTCGCACCGCGGGCATTCCCTACGGCCAGCCCCACCTGCTCCACCCCGAAGCCAAGCGGCTCTTCGCCGAGTACGAGGAAGAAACCGGGCCTTCCCGCTCGCGCTGA
- a CDS encoding Transaldolase gives MKANPLKTLETFGQSVWLDYIRRDLITGGQLRRLIEEDGLRGMTSNPAIFEKAIVGSHEYDEDIRAMARQGRKVDAIYEALSQRDVQGAADVFRPVYDETDGKDGYVSLEVSPHLAHDTKGTVEEARRLWKALARPNVFIKVPATSEGLPAIQELISEGINVNVTLLFGLPRYRQVAEAYLAGLAARAARGKPLKPVASVASFFVSRIDSLVDPVLDHIIQQGGGQAALAKALRGQVAVANAKAAYQLYKEIFGSGRFRTLADQGARVQRLLWASTSTKSQGESDVKYVEALIGPDTVNTVPLQTLEAYRDHGDPKARLEQHVQEARLLLERLPEVGINLDQVTQQLEDDGVEKFNKLFDKLLQTLASTSSHR, from the coding sequence ATGAAGGCCAATCCCTTGAAGACATTGGAGACATTCGGTCAATCAGTCTGGTTGGACTACATCCGACGCGATTTGATCACCGGCGGGCAGCTGCGGCGGCTGATTGAGGAAGACGGCCTGCGGGGAATGACCTCGAATCCTGCTATTTTCGAGAAGGCGATCGTGGGGAGCCATGAGTATGACGAGGACATTCGCGCCATGGCCCGTCAGGGGCGAAAGGTGGACGCCATCTATGAAGCGCTCAGCCAGCGAGATGTGCAGGGCGCCGCAGATGTGTTCCGACCGGTATACGACGAGACCGACGGGAAGGACGGCTATGTCAGCTTGGAGGTAAGTCCCCATCTGGCGCATGACACCAAAGGCACGGTGGAAGAGGCGCGCCGACTGTGGAAGGCGCTGGCCCGGCCCAACGTCTTCATCAAGGTTCCTGCCACGAGCGAGGGGCTGCCTGCCATCCAAGAACTCATCAGCGAAGGCATCAACGTCAACGTGACATTGCTGTTTGGGTTGCCGCGGTATCGCCAGGTGGCGGAGGCGTACCTCGCCGGTCTCGCCGCGCGGGCCGCGCGCGGGAAGCCCCTGAAGCCGGTGGCCTCGGTGGCCAGTTTCTTTGTCAGCCGTATCGACAGCTTGGTGGATCCCGTGCTGGATCACATCATCCAACAAGGCGGTGGGCAGGCGGCGCTTGCGAAGGCCCTGCGCGGGCAGGTCGCCGTCGCTAATGCGAAGGCGGCGTACCAACTCTACAAGGAGATCTTCGGCAGCGGTCGGTTTAGAACATTGGCCGATCAGGGGGCTCGTGTCCAGCGTCTGCTCTGGGCCAGCACCAGTACGAAGAGCCAGGGTGAGAGCGATGTGAAATACGTGGAGGCCCTCATCGGCCCGGACACGGTCAATACAGTGCCCCTTCAGACGCTTGAGGCCTATCGCGACCACGGCGATCCGAAGGCTCGCCTCGAACAACATGTCCAGGAAGCCCGCCTTCTATTGGAGCGGTTGCCCGAAGTCGGCATCAACCTCGACCAGGTGACACAGCAACTAGAGGACGACGGTGTTGAGAAGTTCAACAAGCTCTTCGACAAACTGTTGCAGACCTTGGCAAGCACGTCGTCTCACAGGTGA
- a CDS encoding Transposase, with protein MRGSDTQQAGMFSYLSPEQRVPATHPLRPIRQYVDTALTALSPQLTKLYARTGRPSIAPEKLLRALLLQVLYSLRSERLLMEELQYNLLFRWFVGLDLDAPVWDVTVFTKNRDRLLEGEVATAFFEQVLAQAKAQRLLSDEHFTVDGTLIEAWAGQKSFKKTAEPAPVPPSDDPGNPSVDFRGERRTNATHASTTDPEARLYKKAAGQEAKRCFLGHVLMENRHGLVVNATVTPATGTAEREAALALVDAQAPTRRITLGGDKHYDTAAFVDALRKRQVTPHVAQHTTRRASAIDGRTTRHPGYTISQQKRKRVEEVFGWLKTVGLLRKVKLRGVQRVGWLFTFVVAAYNLVRIRNLVAVAS; from the coding sequence ATGCGTGGTTCGGATACTCAGCAAGCCGGGATGTTCAGTTATCTGTCGCCGGAGCAGCGTGTCCCGGCGACGCACCCGCTGCGGCCCATTCGGCAGTACGTGGACACGGCCCTGACCGCCTTATCGCCTCAGTTGACGAAGCTCTATGCCCGGACCGGTCGGCCCTCGATTGCCCCGGAGAAGCTCCTGCGGGCCCTGTTGCTGCAGGTGCTCTACAGCCTCCGTAGTGAGCGGCTGTTGATGGAGGAGTTGCAGTACAACCTGCTGTTCCGCTGGTTTGTCGGTCTGGATCTGGACGCGCCGGTGTGGGACGTGACGGTCTTCACGAAGAACCGGGACCGTTTGTTGGAGGGCGAAGTGGCCACCGCGTTCTTCGAGCAGGTCCTGGCCCAAGCCAAGGCCCAGCGCCTCTTGTCCGATGAACATTTCACGGTCGATGGCACACTGATCGAGGCCTGGGCGGGGCAGAAAAGTTTCAAGAAGACGGCTGAGCCCGCGCCAGTCCCGCCATCGGATGATCCGGGCAACCCCAGTGTGGACTTCCGGGGCGAGCGGCGGACCAATGCCACCCATGCCTCGACGACCGACCCGGAGGCTCGGCTGTACAAGAAGGCGGCGGGGCAGGAAGCCAAGCGGTGTTTCCTGGGCCATGTCTTGATGGAGAACCGGCATGGCTTGGTGGTCAACGCCACGGTCACCCCGGCGACAGGGACCGCGGAACGGGAAGCGGCGCTCGCTTTGGTGGACGCCCAGGCTCCCACCCGACGGATCACGCTGGGTGGCGATAAACATTACGACACGGCCGCGTTCGTAGACGCCTTGCGGAAACGACAGGTCACCCCCCATGTCGCCCAGCACACGACGCGGCGGGCGAGTGCCATTGACGGACGAACCACCCGACATCCCGGCTATACCATCAGTCAACAGAAGCGCAAACGCGTGGAAGAGGTCTTCGGCTGGTTGAAGACGGTGGGCCTGTTACGGAAGGTCAAACTGCGCGGGGTGCAACGAGTTGGTTGGCTGTTCACCTTCGTAGTGGCGGCGTACAACCTGGTGCGGATCCGCAACCTCGTGGCGGTTGCGTCATGA
- a CDS encoding limit dextrin alpha-1,6-maltotetraose-hydrolase, translating into MSETTPERPLREYATEVCERTGVRVGVPLPLGTYARGDGVNFAFFSRHASRVRLELFDHPEDATAARLIELDPARNRTGDVWHVWIEGICAGQLYAYRVDGPYQPKDGHRFNFNKLLLDPFATAISPLLDWDFGPARGDDPSAPEGDMVCSTVDDAGAMPKCLFTQEHFDWQDDRPPRYPWSKTVIYETHVRGFTIHSSSGVAHPGTYRGLMEKIPYFTALGITAVELMPVQEFNEHQVIGFNPCTGAPLSNYWGYDPVSFCAPKGSYSSSGGLGQQTLEFKEMVRAFHEAGIEVILDVVFNHTAERDERGPTLCFRGIDNTIYYMLEDDRRFYKNYTGTGNTINANHPVVREQILTALRHWVVDMHVDGFRFDLASVLGRGRDGSLLANPPLLERIAEDPILRDVKIIAEAWDAAGAYEVGSFSERRWAEWNGRYRDDVRRFWRGDEGCLGLFAQRLCGSADVYAASGKGPECSINFITCHDGFTLNDLVSYRQKHNEANGQNNHDGTNENFSENYGAEGETADGRIESIRKCQVKNFLLTLFISRGVPMLSGGDEFRRTQRGNNNAYCQDNETNWYEWAHLEQHREIYRFTRGLIAFRRAHPVLSAEHFYTDAEIHWFSPHGDLPSWTDPKEQRFACLVHESENKALYLMFNAGAEAAAFHVPPMSNGARWHLAVDTSHEAPHDVFHAGDEPLLDQSQAYQLGPRSSAILVGRPPTAHGRELEKAESQG; encoded by the coding sequence ATGAGTGAGACGACGCCTGAACGCCCTCTGCGTGAGTATGCGACAGAGGTCTGCGAGCGCACCGGTGTTCGGGTGGGTGTGCCGTTGCCTCTAGGAACCTATGCACGCGGCGACGGAGTGAACTTTGCGTTCTTCAGTCGACATGCCAGCCGCGTCCGACTGGAGTTGTTTGATCACCCCGAAGACGCTACGGCCGCCAGGCTGATCGAGCTGGATCCTGCGCGCAACCGCACCGGTGACGTGTGGCACGTCTGGATTGAGGGAATTTGCGCCGGTCAACTCTATGCCTACCGGGTGGACGGTCCGTATCAGCCCAAGGACGGCCACCGGTTCAATTTCAACAAACTGCTCCTGGACCCATTTGCGACGGCGATCTCGCCGTTGCTTGATTGGGATTTTGGCCCGGCCCGCGGAGATGATCCCTCGGCGCCAGAAGGAGACATGGTCTGTTCGACAGTCGATGATGCCGGCGCCATGCCAAAATGCCTGTTCACGCAGGAGCACTTCGATTGGCAGGACGATCGGCCGCCAAGATATCCTTGGTCGAAGACGGTTATTTATGAAACCCATGTGCGTGGCTTCACCATCCATTCCAGTTCCGGTGTGGCGCATCCCGGTACGTACCGAGGCCTCATGGAAAAGATTCCCTATTTCACAGCGCTGGGGATAACGGCGGTGGAACTGATGCCTGTGCAGGAATTCAACGAGCACCAGGTGATCGGCTTCAATCCATGCACCGGGGCGCCGCTCAGCAACTACTGGGGCTACGATCCCGTCTCCTTCTGTGCGCCGAAAGGCTCCTATAGCAGTTCGGGAGGGCTCGGTCAGCAAACGCTGGAATTTAAGGAGATGGTCCGGGCTTTCCACGAGGCGGGCATCGAGGTGATCTTGGACGTAGTGTTCAATCATACGGCTGAGAGGGACGAACGAGGGCCTACGCTTTGTTTCCGCGGAATCGATAATACGATCTACTACATGCTGGAAGACGATAGACGCTTCTACAAAAACTACACCGGTACCGGCAACACCATCAACGCCAACCATCCCGTGGTGCGAGAGCAGATCTTGACCGCATTGCGCCATTGGGTAGTGGACATGCATGTGGATGGGTTTCGTTTCGACCTGGCCTCCGTGCTCGGTCGGGGCCGCGACGGCAGCTTGCTGGCCAATCCTCCGCTTCTCGAACGAATTGCCGAAGATCCGATCTTGCGAGACGTGAAGATCATTGCCGAGGCCTGGGATGCCGCCGGAGCGTATGAGGTCGGGAGCTTCTCCGAACGCCGCTGGGCGGAGTGGAACGGTCGGTACCGTGATGATGTGCGACGGTTCTGGCGAGGCGATGAGGGATGCCTGGGTCTCTTCGCCCAACGTCTCTGCGGGAGTGCCGACGTCTATGCCGCATCCGGCAAAGGCCCCGAATGCAGCATCAATTTCATCACCTGTCACGATGGCTTTACGCTGAACGACCTCGTCAGCTATCGGCAGAAGCACAATGAGGCCAACGGGCAGAATAATCACGATGGGACGAACGAGAATTTCAGCGAGAATTACGGCGCGGAGGGTGAGACAGCGGATGGCCGAATCGAGTCCATCAGGAAATGCCAGGTCAAGAACTTTTTGTTGACGCTCTTCATCTCGCGCGGCGTGCCGATGTTGTCGGGCGGGGATGAATTTCGGCGTACGCAACGGGGCAACAATAATGCCTACTGCCAAGACAACGAGACCAACTGGTACGAGTGGGCACACCTGGAACAACACCGCGAGATATACCGCTTCACCCGTGGCCTGATCGCCTTTCGTCGCGCACATCCGGTGCTGAGTGCCGAGCACTTTTATACGGATGCCGAGATCCACTGGTTCAGCCCGCACGGGGATTTGCCCAGCTGGACTGACCCGAAAGAACAGCGGTTTGCCTGCCTCGTTCACGAAAGCGAAAACAAGGCTCTATACCTGATGTTCAATGCCGGCGCTGAGGCGGCAGCGTTTCATGTGCCGCCCATGTCAAATGGTGCCCGGTGGCACCTCGCAGTCGATACGAGCCACGAAGCGCCGCACGACGTCTTTCACGCAGGCGACGAGCCGCTGCTGGACCAGTCTCAGGCCTATCAGCTAGGCCCGCGCTCCAGCGCCATTCTCGTGGGACGTCCGCCTACAGCTCATGGCAGAGAACTTGAGAAGGCAGAGTCTCAAGGATGA
- a CDS encoding ATP-dependent DNA helicase has protein sequence MPPSIHPVDLVATLRQRNLTPAIIFLTSRRACDEAMQSFERSQVTLPKVRQEQIAGVLDQVTAQFPSIAEHPLSGTVQRIGVAAHHAGHLPSWKIAVEELMRSGCLDAVFATTTLAAGVDFPARTVVITQSSIRKARDFTDLTVSEIQQLAGRAGRRGKDLVGFAVITPSPYIDLTVLTKGLTGQPEAIHSQFVISYPMVLNLLKAHPREQIQSILAKSFAQFQLNQRTAVLETKLDQLRAEMEPFGPRVCSDWITQWQVFDHARKRKKPRGAVARQESPDVAARLHFLTPGRVVGLVRGRGIVLRQYRSKGQHAPMVTLLREGGALNECPASIVTQVFDRTYECEETTAYPWCTRQTLDQLTHQLADLPPRLPILPILVHPEEDIPLDGSIIHTLGDFPCPTCPSRQACQRDFPRASRVRQEIHRHTKSIQALQTSLWHRFQERIDVLEKFGYLNATAHLTADGEWARLIRIDHSLLITELIRAEAFGAIDPPLLAAVMASIAHDDDRPGSFPRGSAGLVTLLFQVRKLAESLTPHEEPPMLRADVAALTERWVADQTLTWIGLARLTTMAEGDMFRLFARTIEFLSQLKTLKDSHPSLAESADRAITAMRRGVLEELP, from the coding sequence ATGCCGCCGTCGATTCATCCGGTTGATCTGGTTGCGACCCTCCGCCAAAGAAATCTCACCCCTGCGATCATTTTTCTGACCTCGAGACGGGCCTGCGACGAAGCGATGCAATCGTTCGAGCGCAGCCAGGTCACGCTCCCCAAGGTCCGGCAGGAGCAAATCGCGGGCGTACTCGATCAGGTCACCGCACAATTTCCCAGCATCGCGGAACATCCGCTCAGCGGCACGGTTCAACGCATCGGCGTCGCGGCCCACCACGCCGGCCATCTGCCTTCCTGGAAGATCGCCGTCGAAGAATTGATGCGCAGCGGCTGCCTGGACGCCGTCTTCGCCACCACGACGCTCGCCGCCGGGGTCGACTTTCCTGCCCGCACGGTGGTCATCACGCAATCCAGCATCCGCAAGGCGCGGGACTTTACCGATCTGACGGTCAGTGAAATCCAGCAGCTGGCCGGCCGCGCCGGCCGCCGGGGGAAGGATCTGGTGGGATTCGCCGTCATCACGCCGTCTCCCTATATCGACCTGACCGTCCTGACGAAGGGACTCACGGGACAACCGGAGGCGATCCACAGCCAGTTCGTCATTTCCTATCCGATGGTCTTGAACCTGCTCAAGGCCCACCCGCGTGAACAGATCCAGTCCATCCTTGCGAAGAGCTTTGCGCAGTTTCAGTTGAACCAGCGCACCGCCGTCCTCGAAACCAAACTGGACCAGTTGCGGGCCGAGATGGAACCCTTCGGACCGCGGGTCTGCTCCGATTGGATTACGCAATGGCAGGTGTTCGACCATGCACGAAAACGGAAAAAACCCAGGGGAGCGGTCGCCCGACAGGAATCGCCCGACGTCGCCGCGCGCCTGCATTTCCTCACGCCGGGGCGCGTCGTCGGGCTGGTGCGGGGACGCGGCATCGTCCTTCGCCAATACCGGAGCAAGGGCCAACATGCGCCGATGGTCACGCTCTTGCGGGAAGGTGGAGCCCTCAATGAATGCCCGGCCTCGATCGTCACCCAGGTGTTCGACCGCACCTATGAATGCGAGGAAACCACCGCCTATCCCTGGTGTACCAGGCAAACGCTGGACCAGCTGACTCACCAGCTGGCGGATCTCCCGCCACGGCTGCCGATCCTCCCGATCTTGGTTCATCCGGAAGAGGACATCCCGCTGGACGGTTCCATCATTCACACGCTCGGCGACTTCCCCTGCCCCACCTGCCCTTCCCGCCAAGCCTGCCAGAGAGATTTCCCGCGGGCCTCGCGCGTCCGCCAGGAGATCCACCGGCACACGAAGTCGATCCAAGCCCTCCAGACCAGTTTGTGGCACCGATTTCAAGAACGGATCGACGTGTTGGAAAAATTCGGTTATCTCAACGCGACGGCGCACCTGACCGCCGACGGCGAGTGGGCGAGACTGATTCGCATCGATCACTCGCTCCTGATCACGGAATTGATCCGCGCCGAGGCCTTCGGCGCGATCGATCCTCCCCTGCTCGCGGCCGTCATGGCCAGCATCGCCCACGACGATGATCGTCCCGGCTCCTTTCCGCGCGGCAGCGCCGGCCTCGTCACGCTGTTGTTTCAGGTCCGCAAGCTGGCGGAGAGCCTCACGCCGCATGAGGAGCCTCCGATGCTTCGGGCCGACGTGGCCGCCTTGACGGAACGGTGGGTGGCGGACCAGACGCTCACCTGGATCGGGCTGGCCCGGCTCACGACGATGGCGGAAGGCGACATGTTCCGGCTGTTCGCGCGCACGATTGAGTTTCTCTCGCAACTCAAGACCCTGAAAGATTCGCACCCCTCCCTCGCGGAGTCGGCCGACCGGGCCATCACCGCCATGAGACGGGGCGTGCTGGAGGAACTGCCGTGA
- a CDS encoding Integrase, catalytic region, whose protein sequence is MRTRIWLDRVHRIRVATATIRRICRDLGYPPVRRTEPRRSRHPILFRKEHPGECVQVDVKEVKVAGQKCFQYTALDDCTRYRVLRLYPRKYHGTSLDFLATVRQTLPFPIRKGQVDNGTEFPLAFALAVQEAGIRLRYIKPRRPEQNGKVERSHRIDEEEFWSRSTFDEFTSAAQALRAWEHRYNHDRFSMALHGLTPAEKLATLLSPPAPPSPPAPCTHTGATA, encoded by the coding sequence ATGCGGACGCGCATCTGGCTTGATCGGGTGCATCGCATTCGGGTAGCGACCGCGACGATCCGCCGGATTTGCCGGGACCTCGGCTATCCCCCGGTTCGGCGGACCGAGCCGCGGCGCTCCCGCCACCCGATCCTCTTCAGGAAAGAGCACCCCGGCGAGTGTGTGCAGGTCGATGTCAAGGAAGTGAAGGTCGCCGGCCAGAAATGTTTTCAATACACGGCCCTCGATGACTGCACGCGGTATCGCGTCTTGCGCCTGTATCCGCGCAAGTATCACGGCACCAGTCTCGACTTCTTGGCCACCGTACGACAAACCCTGCCGTTCCCCATTCGGAAAGGTCAGGTCGACAACGGGACCGAATTCCCGCTGGCCTTTGCTCTGGCCGTGCAAGAAGCCGGCATCCGCCTGCGGTATATCAAGCCGCGCCGGCCCGAACAGAATGGGAAGGTGGAGCGCAGTCATCGCATCGACGAGGAAGAATTTTGGAGTCGCTCGACGTTTGACGAGTTCACATCCGCGGCTCAGGCGCTGCGCGCCTGGGAGCATCGGTACAACCACGACCGATTTTCCATGGCCCTCCACGGCCTCACACCTGCCGAGAAATTGGCGACATTGCTCTCGCCACCGGCACCACCATCACCACCCGCACCATGCACGCACACGGGGGCCACTGCTTGA